The Cydia pomonella isolate Wapato2018A chromosome 17, ilCydPomo1, whole genome shotgun sequence genome includes a window with the following:
- the LOC133527081 gene encoding uncharacterized protein LOC133527081 — translation MEHFFGNLSVFDHNSQEWEIFHSRLLQFVKLNQVGEDKKGALVLTHLSDETYRLARNLVHPKKIEEVKFDELVKVLDQHFTPKRCTFADRAKFYAATRDIGESIEQWAARVRGLAVHCEFGSALDMILRDRLVLGFRAGPERDKLFEQDAATLTFAKAVEVAQQAECARKVKALPTVTVKEEPLYKASMGRAGQAASRDQPMRRCSVCGLKGHEADKCRFKNYRCQKCHNKGHLKKVCSARVNNISVEDVTPDDQDCSDCQECKVFSLRFPN, via the coding sequence ATGGAGCATTTTTTCGGAAATTTGTCTGTTTTCGACCATAATTCCCAGGAATGGGAGATTTTTCATAGTCGACTGTTGCAGTTTGTCAAATTAAATCAAGTGGGGGAAGACAAAAAGGGCGCGTTAGTCTTAACGCATTTGTCAGATGAAACATACCGATTGGCAAGGAACCTTGTTCATCCTAAGAAGATTGAGGAAGTCAAGTTCGACGAGTTGGTGAAGGTACTCGATCAACATTTTACTCCGAAGCGCTGTACTTTCGCAGACCGTGCGAAATTTTACGCGGCTACGCGGGATATTGGCGAAAGTATCGAGCAATGGGCGGCTCGAGTTCGAGGACTTGCGGTGCATTGCGAGTTTGGGAGCGCGCTCGATATGATATTGAGGGACAGGCTCGTGCTGGGGTTCAGGGCAGGACCGGAGCGTGACAAGCTTTTCGAACAGGATGCTGCAACACTCACGTTCGCGAAAGCCGTAGAAGTAGCTCAGCAGGCGGAATGTGCAAGGAAGGTGAAGGCCTTACCTACCGTGACCGTTAAGGAAGAGCCACTGTACAAGGCGAGCATGGGCCGGGCGGGCCAAGCGGCCAGCCGAGACCAGCCTATGCGTCGGTGTAGTGTGTGCGGTTTGAAAGGGCATGAGGCTGATAAGTGTCGTTTTAAAAATTATCGTTGCCAAAAATGTCAcaataaaggtcacttgaaaaAGGTGTGTAGTGCGCGTGTGAACAACATTTCTGTTGAAGATGTAACTCCAGACGACCAGGATTGCAGTGACTGTCAGGAATGTAAAGTCTTTAGTTTAAG